The following are encoded in a window of Haemorhous mexicanus isolate bHaeMex1 chromosome 7, bHaeMex1.pri, whole genome shotgun sequence genomic DNA:
- the ANXA7 gene encoding annexin A7, translated as MSYPGYPPSDGYPAFPGYPPTGQESVYPPAGQYAYPAVPGGFPPSGGGTYPAAPPNAGFPGAAGYPAPGGYPTSGGFPGAPQAGGMPPYPGGPGFAVPPTGPGFGGYPQQPPAQSYAGGGPAQIPGFPGGQVPSPVPGLPAAVFQCTQGTIQAAPNFDAGRDAEILRKAMKGFGTDEQAIINVVANRSNDQRQKIKAAFKTMYGKDLIKDLKSELSGNVEELILALFMPSTYYDAWSLRHAMKGAGTQESVLIEILCTRTNQEIREIVNCYKSEFGRDIEQDIRSDTSGHFERLLISMCQGNRDENQTVDYQKAQEDAQRLYQAGEGKLGTDESCFNMVLASRSFPQLKATVEAYSRIANRDLLSSIDREFSGNVERGLKTIVQCALNRPAFFAERLYYSMKGAGTDDSTLIRIVVTRSEIDLVQIKQMFTQMYQKTLATMIASDTSGDYRKLLLAIVGQ; from the exons atGTCATACCCAGGTTATCCCCCTTCTGATGGCTACCCTGCTTTCCCAGGTTATCCT CCAACAGGACAGGAGTCTGTCTATCCACCAGCTGGTCAGTATGCCTATCCTGCTGTTCCTGGAGGATTCCCTCCATCAGGAGGAGGGACCTATCCTGCAGCACCACCAAATGCTGGGTttccaggggcagcagggtATCCTGCCCCAGGGGGCTACCCCACTTCGGGGGGCTTCCCTGGAGCTCCCCAGGCTGGAGGAATGCCACCTTACCCTGGAG gccctggctTTGCTGTGCCTCCCACTGGGCCTGGCTTTGGTGGCTAtccacagcagcctcctgcccaAAGCTATGCTGGAGGTGGACCAGCACAAATTCCAG GATTTCCTGGTGGACAAGTACCATCCCCAGTGCCTGGCCTG CCTGCTGCAGTGTTTCAGTGTACCCAGGGTACAATTCAAGCTGCTCCAAACTTCGATGCTGGAAGGGATGCAGAAATCCTACGCAAAGCTATGAAGGGTTTTG GAACGGATGAGCAGGCCATCATAAATGTTGTTGCTAACCGCTCCAATGATCAAAGGCAAAAAATCAAGGCAGCTTTCAAGACTATGTATGGCAAG GATTTAATTAAAGATCTGAAGTCTGAGTTAAGTGGTAATGTGGAAGAATTGATTCTAGCCCTCTTCATGCCTAGTACCTACTATGATGCCTGGAGTTTACGTCATGCAATGAAG GGAGCAGGCACTCAGGAGAGTGTGCTGATTGAGATCCTTTGCACAAGGACAAACCAGGAGATTCGTGAAATAGTGAACTGCTATAAATCAGAATTTGGAAGGGACATTGAACAAGACATCAGATCAGACACTTCAGGACACTTTGAACGATTACTTATATCTATGTGCCAA GGTAATCGTGATGAGAATCAAACTGTGGATTATCAAAAAGCTCAAGAAGATGCTCAGCGTCTGTACCAAGCTGGTGAAGGAAAACTTGGGACTGATGAATCTTGCTTTAATATGGTTCTGGCAAGCAGAAGTTTTCCCCAGCTGAAAGCAACAGTTGAGGCATACTCCAGG ATTGCTAATCGTGATTTATTAAGCAGCATTGATCGAGAATTTTCTGGAAATGTGGAACGTGGTTTGAAGACTATTG TGCAATGCGCTTTAAATCGCCCAGCCTTTTTTGCAGAAAGACTTTATTATTCTATGAAAGGAGCTGGCACAGATGATTCTACCCTCATCAGAATTGTAGTCACTCGCAGTGAG ATTGACCTTGTGCAAATTAAACAGATGTTCACACAGATGTATCAGAAGACACTGGCTACAATGATAGCAAGTGATACAAGCGGTGATTACCGGAAGTTGCTGCTGGCAATTGTTGGGCAATAG
- the LOC132329857 gene encoding uncharacterized protein LOC132329857: MEPVRPAMPAPPPAPSPPRPAHGPRSPRAGAPRPVPVVTALPAQNPLLSVQARPVSLKGRCEMPGCLWDGREWRPRC; this comes from the coding sequence ATGGAGCCCGTGCGGCCGGCGatgcccgccccgcccccggcaccgagcccgccccgcccggcccacGGGCCGCGCTCCCCGCGGGCAGGGGCCCCGCGCCCGGTGCCGGTAGTGACGGCCCTGCCCGCTCAGAACCCTTTGCTGTCCGTGCAGGCTCGCCCCGTCTCGCTGAAGGGAAGGTGTGAGATGCCCGGCTGTCTCTGGGACGGACGAGAG